A window of Rhizobium tumorigenes genomic DNA:
TTTCGTCACCGTAGTAAAGGTGGTAGACATTGGGATCGTCGAAGTTGACGGTCTTCTTGACGCGGCGCAGACCGAGCGTATCGGTAAAGAAGCTGTTGTTCTGCCGCGCATTCGACGCCATCGAGGTGATGTGATGAAGTCCATTGATATCCTTGATCATAGTCTGGTGCCCTTCTTCGTCCGCTGGTGTGTTTCGTTGACAGCAGATTTAGCCGGGTTGATTACCAAGGAGAATTGCAATATTTCTCTCGAATGAATTGTCATTTTTGAAATAATCAGATGAACGACTACAAAGCGCTCCGTGTTTTCCTTGTCGCCGCCGAGAAACGCAATTTTGCACAGGTTGCCCGCGAGCTTGACCTGACGCCGGCGGCGGTGACCCGTGCGATCGCGGCATTGGAGACTGAACTGGGCGTGCAGCTTTTCGTGCGCACCACACGGCAGGTGTCGCTGACGACAGATGGTGCCATTTTTGCAGCGCAGATCCAGCCTGCTGTAAAGGCGCTTGAGAATGCGCGGCGCGACGTGATGAATACGCATAAGGCGGATCAAGGGCGGTTGCGGATCAGCGCGCCCACTTGGTTCGGGAAGGCAGTACTGCCTCCGATCCTTTCAGGATTTAGAAGTCTCTACCCGAAGATGAGCTTTGAGATCTCGCTGTCAGATGGTCTCGTGGATATCGTCGATGACGACTATGATCTCGCGATCCGCATATCCTCGCAGCCATCTGACAAGTACACCATCTGGCGCAAGATCCGCGCCGTACCGCGTATCCTGGTCGCGGCACCTGGAAGCCGTTTCCTAAGTATCGAGCATCCCAATGAACTCACGCCCGACGACTGTCTCGCATACAGCGGCGAAAGTCGACGGGAAGCGTGGGTATTGTCGGACGGTGGGTCGAGTGTGACCATTTCAGCGGGTCGGGCGTTCAGCGCAAACAATGGCGAGGTTCTGGCCGACATGGCGGCCGATGGTGGCGGCGTCGCGATGCTGCCGGGTTTCCATGTGTCCGATCATCTGAGCACAGGGCGCTTGGTTCACGTTCTGCGGGGATGGGCGCCTCCGGACCTCTGGCTGACGCTCTATTACCCACCCTATCAGGCATTGCCACCGCGCATCGCTTCATTCTCTAAGTTCTTCGAAGAGCGAGTGGCGTCGCACATGACAATGCTTGATTGAAGTAAGAGAATATTAGCTGAATTATCAGGCAAATTGGCCTGGATATTTTCTAGGAATGTATTGAGAAGCCGGCCACGTATAGGTGGCCTTTAAGCTTTTTTAGGACTGCGGTTGACAGAAATCGAAGCCGCGCAACCCATCTTACATCGGAAATCATTTCCGCCGTGAGATGCAGGAAAAGTCTTTGCCTTGAACGGAATCGAACCTCTGGCCATAACTGGCCCGCCCGGCCGCCTGAGTGCTTCTCGGTAAGTAAGCCACGGGGATATTTTGCCCACCGGCACGTGGTCGTGGGCAACAAGAAGGAATGTTTGGGTCAGATCGTGCCCGAGTGCGCTTGCGAAAGTAAGTCGATCAATTGGGTCTCATACATCGACGGTTGATGTCCCCGGTGACGCGAGACCATGAATGTCAGCGAACCGATATGCCAGGCATGGCGGTCGAGTTCGATCAATGTTCCAGACGCGATGTCGCCAGCAACAAGGTCCGCCGGCATGTGCCCCCAACCCAATCCCGCATTCAGGAAATCATGTTTGGCGCTGAGTTCGTTGACGAACCAGCGCCGCTCGCTCGCCACCGACACAAGCGTCCTTTCCGCGTTGGGCTGGTTATCGGTTACGACGAGTTGAAAGTGGCGGCTGAACTCGTCGCGGGATACCGGCCCTTTAGTCTTGGCCAACGGATGAGAGGGCGCGCAAACGGTAACCATCGGCGTCTCGCAAAGCCAATGCCTCTCGATCGCGCTTGGCTTTAGCTCCGGCACCTCAGACGCGGTGACGGCGAACAGGCATACACCGTCTAGAACCAATGCCTCCCCGCCCTGCATGGTCGTTATGCGAAGGCTGACGGCAGCAGTCGGTGAGGTCTCATGGAGTTTCTGCAGACAGGCGATGAGAT
This region includes:
- a CDS encoding LysR family transcriptional regulator; protein product: MNDYKALRVFLVAAEKRNFAQVARELDLTPAAVTRAIAALETELGVQLFVRTTRQVSLTTDGAIFAAQIQPAVKALENARRDVMNTHKADQGRLRISAPTWFGKAVLPPILSGFRSLYPKMSFEISLSDGLVDIVDDDYDLAIRISSQPSDKYTIWRKIRAVPRILVAAPGSRFLSIEHPNELTPDDCLAYSGESRREAWVLSDGGSSVTISAGRAFSANNGEVLADMAADGGGVAMLPGFHVSDHLSTGRLVHVLRGWAPPDLWLTLYYPPYQALPPRIASFSKFFEERVASHMTMLD
- a CDS encoding LysR family transcriptional regulator, with amino-acid sequence MLDGVTINQLRTFVAVCDAGSFSGAAKHLSRAQSAVSHAISALEAALSVDLFARDTRRAELSDAGRSLLPDARAVIARTEEMKTRARSIHEAGAPQLSIAIDVYFPRKHLIACLQKLHETSPTAAVSLRITTMQGGEALVLDGVCLFAVTASEVPELKPSAIERHWLCETPMVTVCAPSHPLAKTKGPVSRDEFSRHFQLVVTDNQPNAERTLVSVASERRWFVNELSAKHDFLNAGLGWGHMPADLVAGDIASGTLIELDRHAWHIGSLTFMVSRHRGHQPSMYETQLIDLLSQAHSGTI